TTGGATCCCTGATGATGCCAACAAGGACGCCACGTCATCAATTCGCGGGCTCCTGTTGCGACACGTCAGAAACGCACTGTTTCATTAAAGCCTGATTATATTGATACGGGCTTGGCGTTTGGGCTTCATGTGCCGACGACCACAATCTTCTTATGCTGGAACCCTAATCAGCCTCTACGCTCTCCTTCGATCCAGCATCTGTAACGGTTCTTCGATAATTAATGGTCTTAAATCGTCTTTAATCACCATCCCACTACGAAGCTCCCTCTCCTGCGCTGTTCGCCGTCTTTGCCACCATTGACTTTTAGGGTTCTTTCTGTTCTTCGAGCTCTGAGTAGATAAACCGACATTAGAGTTTGGAAGGGTTATGTGAGACAAATCGTTATGACGAATCTCTAGATCAAGCTGTCAGACGCGTCGTTTCTTCCGGTAAACATCATCCTCACAAGTCTTAATAACGCTTGAAACTTCTTTTTCGTTGGAATGTTGAACTCATCTATCCTCCTCGCTGTTGTTTAGAATCAATCTAGATCTGAAACTCTCAAGCGTCTCCTCACAGGTTGTTTTGCCTCTTCAATTATCTCATAATCTTCAGTTTGATCTCTGTTTCAATATTTGATCTCTGTTTCAATAGATTTAACGATTGAAGAAACACTCGATGATGTTTTATGGACAGTTTTGTTTTTATCACATAACCCAAGCTGCAAGCTTGTGTTTTTGTTTGCATCTTTTGCAGTTACCATCACGTATCTCCTCTTGGGTTATATGCTTAGATGGGTTCTTCTCTTGCAGATTTTGAAGGCTTTAAGATCACATGAGAGCCTGAGGTTGTGATTGCACCAAGTTAGCAGCTTTACATGATCGATGTATCTGTTCTTTAAACATGGGAGATTGTGTCATCGGAGCTTTCATCAGTATTCTTGAAAGCGTTGCTATTAATTTTGGAACAAACCTTCTCAAATTGAGACATAATAAGGTAAGCATTTGCGTCTGGCCGTACCGCTTGGTTTCATTTGTCCTCATGTGCTTACTTTGTTGGTTTGTGTATTATCAGAGAAAGAAGTTAGCTTTACATGCAAGATAATGGTCGAGAAAAGACGTCATTGAAGCCTCTTATACAGTTCAGACATGGATAGTTGATGCAACTGTTGATCAATAGAAAATGCCAGAAAAAAATGAAAATATAAAGGTGCCAACACGTCACTCCAATGATTTTAGTAATTACCTTTAGATCAAGCTCTGTTTCTTTTTTTTTAAATGATTGTCTTTCAAGTGTTTCTCCTTCGTTCTGCAGGATGAAAGGAAGGATACAACCGGCAGTATGTGTGACATGCTTACCTACTACCTAGAAGAATGGTCTCTTCTCGACAGAGATCATTCAAATTCTTTGTAAAGAGCAACTGAAGCCTCGCAAACCAGCATGCTTCGTTTTCCAATTATTGAAAAAGCTGTGGTAAGTGTTTTTTTTTTGGCTTACTTTGTATCAGTAGAGTCCATTTTCTGAATGNNNNNNNNNNNNNNNNNNNNNNNNNNNNNNNNNNNNNNNNNNNNNNNNNNNNNNNNNNNNNNNNNNNNNNNNNNNNNNNNNNNNNNNNNNNNNNNNNNNNNNNNNNNNNNNNNNNNNNNNNNNNNNNNNNNNNNNNNNNNNNNNNNNNNNNNNNNNNNNNNNNNNNNNNNNNNNNNNNNNNNNNNNNNNNNNNNNNNNNNNNNNNNNNNNNNNNNNNNNNNNNNNNNNNNNNNNNNNNNNNNNNNNNNNNNNNNNNNNNNNNNNNNNNNNNNNNNNNNNNNNNNNNNNNNNNNNNNNNNNNNNNNNNNNNNNNNNNNNNNNNNNNNNNNNNNNNNNNNNNNNNNNNNNNNNNNNNNNNNNNNNNNNNNNNNNNNNNNNNNNNNNNNNNNNNNNNNNNNNNNNNNNNNNNNNNNNAAAAAATACAAGTACATTCAATATATACGAAATATAAAATAATCAATGTTTTGAGTATTAAACCTAACCATAACAATAAAAACTCAAATCTACTTCCTATATATAAAAAAAGTTGAGCAAACATTTAACAAAATGTATACCATTTCAATCATGAAAATCATGTCATGCTAATACAAACTTATAATCTCTAACAGCAACAATAAAAATAAAAAGTAAACAAGTTTAGTTAGACATATATGCGAAGATGATATAAAAACGTGTGCTCATTGTAAAAAATATAACAAGAAAGAAAGATAATAACTAAAATAGTATAATGTCAGAAAATGCATTTGAAAACAAATTAAAAAAAAAACAAGTTAGAAAAATAAACGAATATCAAACGTTAAGTAAAATAATGTAATATCCCTCATCACTTATTTTTTTGTTAAAGAGAAAAATCATTATTATACACATCTCTTGAAAATGCAAACCTAAAACAGAAACCACAAAATCATACAAAAAATAAAATCTAGATCACAAGTAAAGTATATCCCGCCCTACTACGGATCTACCATAGTATAGAATATAAAAGGTTGAGTTTTAGAAAAGGTGGATGTGGTGTCATTGGCATACACTCACTACACCATAGACCATCTTTAAAACTAAGTTTTGCTTCATCTTTCTTGCATTCCAGTTGGATTGCATGAGTGGGCTGGTGTAGAGACCATAAACCCTTAAACATTTAAACAATTCAAATCTTTTTTTTTTTACTGCTGAAATACGGAGCGTGGACCCGTCAGATAATAAGCAGCTGGCTCTCGTAAATACTATGTAGCATAAGGAACCTTCAAACTCTGAAGCACCGATCGAAGAACGTTATGTCTTTATCTCAGGTGTCGCCTATCCGATCCTTAAGCGAAGACAAGAATTCATGTCTTAGTCACAAACCATGCTGGTACCTCGAGCCATCAGCACAGAAAAAGACTGCTTTATCCACAGAATCTCATCATAAATAATTTACGGACATGAAAATATTTTATCTAGTAAAAACCAGTGGCATTATTTCCAAAAAAAATGTAAACTTTGTTTAAACTGTGTATATGAATTAAAAACTCAATACACCGATGCTTTCACTGCTCGGTAAAATCTCTTAGAACTATTAAGAAACTCCAAAGAAAAAGTTTTTCCTTCGAAGTATCTTTCACAGATTGCATGGTCACCTGAAAGGAAACTGGTAAAAAAGACAAAGAGACTTGCCATCTCTTCTGGTCTCAGATCTTTATTCATATGTCGAGAAGAAGCCTCTGAGGATCTTCCACAACATCCTTAATACGGCGCAAGAAATACACAGCCTCTCTCCCATCAATAAGCCTATGATCATAGGTCAGCGCCACGTACATCATTGGCCTCGGTACCACGCTTCCTCCCACAACCATTGGACGTTGCACGATTGAATGCATTCCAAGAATAGCAGACTACAAATGAAAGATTTGTTTTGCGTTAGTAAGGGGACAAAACCAGTTTCCTTTGTTCAGGTTTTAGTGTATCGTGAGGATTGAACCGAACCTGAGGAGGGTTGATGATAGGAGTGCTAATGAGACTTCCATAGACACCACCATTTGATACTGTGAATGATCCTCCAGCCATCTCGTCGATTGATATCGTTCCTTCATTGGCCTTCTTAGCAAGAGAGTTTATCGTTTTCTCTATGTCCGCAAAGTTCATCTGGTCAGCACCTCTGATGACTGGAACCACAAGACCCTGAACACAGAAAAAGGATCAATTACTACTACTACCTTACCTCTAAACCCTAAGATGGTATTGCCATGCAATGTTTGGATCTTTACGAAGAAAATTGCAGAAACAAACCTTAGAGGTACCAACAGCAATACTGATATCTACGTAGTCTCTGTAAATGATATCATCTCCGTCGATAACGGCATTTACTACGGGTTGGGCCTGGAGGGCACTAACAGCAGCCTGAAGTAAAGGGTTAAAGAAAGATTACTTTAACGGTAAAGTTCTGATATGATGATTAGCTAATGAAATCTTTTAATTTCAATCGTACTTTAATGAAACCAGACATAAGCCCCAACTTCACTCCGTGCTTTTCAAAAAATGCATCCTTGTATTGAGATCGGAGCTTCATCAGATTTGTCCTACGTGAGAAAGGAAAACCATGTTGATGAACTAACAGTTGGGTAATAATTGAATATTGATAAGAGACATCATCATGAGTTGTTTAGCGGTAACTCACATATCAACTTCATTGAACGTTGTAAGCAACGCAAAAGTGTTTTGAGAGTCTTTCAACCTAGTCGCCACACGTTTGCGGAGTCTTGTCATAGGAACCTGCAATGTTGTAAAGATGCCATATAATCAAATTATGCTAATGGAAATAGCTTTTCCGTCACAGGGAAAAGGATTAGACATCATAAAAGTAAAGACTAAATGACACAGTTTACATACCCGTCTTTCCCTATCCTTGGGAGGAAGCTGTGGTTCTTTAGCTGACTGTTTAGTCGGGGGTGGAGGCGATGGTGCCTTGGGCTTTTCCGCAACTTTAGTACTTTCAACTTTGGGAGTCTCGGCAGGAGGAGAAGGCTTGGCAGCAGGCTTCTCTGCTACCTTTTCTGAGGGTGCAACATGAGACACAGCATCTGCAGACTTCGAAATAATAGCTACCTTGTTTCCAGGTTCTACAGTGTCTCCTTCTTTGACAAGAAACTGCATAAAAGGAATAAGAAGGATAGGTATATGAACGCAGGAGAAAACCCCAGAAACAATAAATGACACAAAAAATTTACCTCTTGGATCACACCGCTTGCTGGGCTAGCAATATCTATTGTCACCTATACAACATAAATGAATCAAACACAATGATTATAAAAGCTACACCAGAAACCTGAGAGAACATCTGCTGGGGAAAAAAAGAAACATGGAGATAATAAAGCAAGTAATTGATTGATACCTTGTCAGTTTCAATTTGTGCAATAGCCTCGTCAGCCTCTACTCTGTCACCAGGTTCTGCAAGAACAACAAAAGAAGCAACGTTTAATAAAAATATTAGATACATACTCTACATGCACCGGAATGAAAAAAACAATGATGAAAAATGCGAAGAAAAACATACTCTTGAGAAAGTTGGCCAAGGTTCCATCGGTGATCGATTCACCCATGTGAGGCACAACAGCTTCAACGACATCGCCTTCAATAACATATACAGAAAAAAGTGTGTCAAAAAGGCATAGAGATAGAAGCAACCATAACAACAGAGAGCAAAACCCAATTTGAGACATACGTTTGATAAATGAAACTAATATTTGATGATATGCATAAGCTATCCAAACATTGGTGGTGCAGTTATAAAGGGTCACTTGGCTAAAGCTACTGTGAGTTCCAAAACATGGGAAACAAAACGTAACTACAAGTAACAGAATATCTGGAGCTATAGCAACCATACCGCTATCAGATGAATACGGCCTGACCCATTTCTGCAGGGTTGTGCCTTGGAAGCTGCTGAAAACAGTCCTACTACACCACACACATGAATATTAAATTTTGTAAGGTAGAAAGTACAAGAAATGTAAGAGATTTTCATTGAACAAAACAAAAAAGAGGATGCTAACCTCGAGCACTCTGAACACCCTGCAAATAAGAGAAGAATTGTTAAATCAAAGAGCCTTAAGAACTAGCAAAAGAATCACAACAACAAAGGTTCAATAATAAAAACCTGGACAAGAACGATGATGGAAGCTACGAGCATCGGTTCCACGAGGCACCAGAGTCTGTGTAATTCAAACAACACTTAGCTTGGTCATCGAAGAAACAAAATTTCACATGCATATAGATCATCAAGTGATATTTCCCCAAACTACAAAACATAATCTGGACGGAGTCATCGAAGAAAGGCGTACCTGCGTTGCAGCAAGAGAATGGAAGCTTTGTGTTGTTGACGCTACAACACGAGAAGACTGCAGCGATTTCCCCAATCCCTGAAATAGAGAGAGAGATCAATCAATATCTCACAATAACATGGAACGAATCTAAGGAAGACTCACCGAAGCAGAAGAGCCTCCTCCTCGAGTGGAAGCTCTCCTTATGACAGCACGCAACATCATCGCTCCCGCCGAATCTCTGTTATTGTTTTTTTCAAAATCAAATCAAATCAAATCGGTGATATTCAACACTCTAATCATAACGCCAAATCCATTTTGTCGTACTTTTTTCAAACAAAAAAAAAATGCTCAGATTCGTAATCGGTCCGTTGAAGATTTTCACGCAAATCTCATAAATAAAAATGGATCAAGAACACTGGAGAAAGAGAGAGAGAGATCGAATGATTACCAACTTTAACGCGGAATGAGAAAGCTAGGGTTCGTTCCCACAAACTCAACGTGAGAGAGGACTCGTGTGACTTTTCTGAGCTTTGAGCAATTCTCAAGATGAATATGGCAACTTCACAGGATTCTTCCACGTGTCATACTCCCTTTTCTGATGAAAATGAATATATCCACATTAAATGAATATTCGGATCAACGGTGTGAAGTATTATTAACAGAGAGAATGCATAAAACGCTGACGTTTCATTAACACCAACCGGCCCATGGGCCCATAATACTACCAAAAACAAATTGATTAGTCACTCACTTTTCAAACACAGTGATGTCTTACAGAAAGACTTCTCACTTTTCACAATCTTATACATTTTCATTTCATCAAATTCAAGTTCCCATCTAACAAATGTTTGAATTTACAGTTACCAACCAATTGATCAAGCCTAAAACCATGAACAAAACCTATTGAGAAATGGCTCAAAAAGGAACAAATGAAATAAATATATGAAAAGGATTGTCAGATAAGAGTCCCATTATCAGGTCTAGGAGGTTTCTTTGCAAACAGAGACGACTTCCCATCAAAAAGACTTGAAAATGATTGGCGCGGGCTCTGTTCCCTACTCTTATGTTCGGTTTCTGATGGAACTCTTTTCTGGTTTCCTTCTTTACCACGGAAGATGAAACCAAGCCTCTTGAACCGCCGTTTTGTTTCGTTCCCGCTTGATGGCGACTCCTCTGTCGTCTGCTTCATTGATCTCAACACTTCTTCTGGACGTTTTAACATTGTTTCCACGGTTTCATACACCTACCAAAGACAAAACAATCCAAATGTATGATTAGTGATCATGATGCTTCATATCCACATGCCTTTTACTTTTGTTGTCAAAATATTCTTTTAAGTCTATCAATATTATGAGATTTCCAGGCATTTGCACAAGGTTTACCTGGCAGAGATCATCAAGCTTATCAGTGCATGCGCCTCCCTGGCAAATCGCCACTACATACTCCTTGCATTCGAAGAAAAGCTTTGTCAAGTCTTCGTTTGTGGCTACTACTGGCTCCACCATTACAAATCCCAGGGCAACCTGTACATTTTATAACCATCCCAATCTCTTTATAGCTAAAATTATATAATAAAAACATCAGGAAATTAGCAAAAAAACAAGGAAAAATGGTTATCGCGTAGAGAGATAAACTAGCGGAGTTTATTATGGTTTATTATCTGGGTGAATTGTGGAGTTTTACATCAATCACTCTACTTATGTAAATTATGCATACGAACTGAAGACACTTCTTCTAGACCAGGCTGCACTGTGACCTTACAATTTTACAAAGACAAAAAAAATAAAAGAAAGGATGCGATTTGATGGAGGAAACTTACAAGAGAAACGAACAGTTGCTCGAATAATTCAGCAGCTGGAATGTCTTCCAAAGAATTCAAAATTCCTTCTCTGTTACAGATTTTGTGAGAGATACCATGAGTGATCAAACACATGATCCACTAACCACAATGTATAATTTGGTATGTTATTGACACTTACACAGCTAAATCTTCATCATAGAGAGGAGTTTGTTTAACAGCAGGCAGTGGTTTAGCTGTTTCCCACAGCTCACGCCATAAATTACCTAATATCATATAAAAGTTGCAAAGATAGTTCAGAGCAAGACTTGAAAGATTACATATTATGGTTTAACCACACAAAGAGAATTGAGACACTGGTAAATCGTATGAGAACGATGAACAGGTTAAAAGGTCGAACCTTCTTTTTGCATCCTGGTACTTAATTGACCTCGTAGGGGAGAAGAGTCATCTCCAGAAGAGGTATCATTCTCAGTCCAGTCTGAAGGAGAATGCCATCTTACAAAATCTTCCAAAATACAACCAGGATTTGCTGCCTAAGATAAGCAAACACAAATCTAATATGAATTATGAACACTAGACTCCAAACATCTCATCGCTAAGATTATTCACTTTTAAACAACCACCTTGAAAGCCTGCATGTCAGACAAGAGTTGAGAACACCCAGCTCCCATGCTGAGCCATAAGAAAGACAACAATCCAATCCATCAAAACAATTGGATATTTGAAAATGTTCTGATATGCTTATGAGTGAAATAGACATTACTAAACCAGATCAAATGTCTAGTGTTTTCCATTTCACAATGTTTAAACTCAGGATATAAAAGCAGATCGATTAAGTTTTACAACCCATAGAAAAGAGCTATGGCGTATGACTTTAAATAAGTATTCAATTGCACTAACCTCCCTCTCCGCAATACTAGTTCCTCTGTTTCTTTAATAAGATCTTCTGTCAATAGCGGACCCTCCTACAAGGATATGAATTAACACTAGGGACATAAGAGATAAAGATAGCTAATAAACTACGAAGAAAGTTACAAACCTGTGTTACTGGGGCATACACAGGCTCACCAGTTTCCAACATTGTTAAGTTCTCAACTTGATGATATACGCCCAGCCGGAGAATTAGTTCTCCCGTACTACTTTTAGCATACAAAAGAGAAACCGGAGAAGCTGTTGCTTCTGAAACGTATGACTCTTCGTTGGCTGAACTGGCTTGCCTCAGTACAGCATCTAATGCTTCAGAAGCAGCTACCCGGCGTGCTTTTCTGGCAAGACAGCAGTTTATAACCTGCAACCATTGGTGAAGTAGGCAACTTTTTAAATCTGGATTCTCGTCCAGCGTTATCCACGGTATCTGTTTCTCTTCTTTCCAAAATCTCCTCAACTGCAGATGTCGATAATTTGAGAGAGGTTATCAATGAGCTACGGTATGTTGCGGTGGTTTATTCAAGGAAAATGTACCAAAAGAGTGATCTATCCACTAATCTTAATCCATATGTAAATCATACTATAAGTGCGGAGAAGGTAAGAATGATATTTTAAAGCCAAAGATTTTGCAATACAACAGCTTACTTCATCAACAACCCTGCACCAG
This genomic interval from Brassica oleracea var. oleracea cultivar TO1000 chromosome C2, BOL, whole genome shotgun sequence contains the following:
- the LOC106327844 gene encoding dihydrolipoyllysine-residue succinyltransferase component of 2-oxoglutarate dehydrogenase complex 1, mitochondrial-like; amino-acid sequence: MMLRAVIRRASTRGGGSSASGLGKSLQSSRVVASTTQSFHSLAATQTLVPRGTDARSFHHRSCPGCSECSRTVFSSFQGTTLQKWVRPYSSDSGDVVEAVVPHMGESITDGTLANFLKKPGDRVEADEAIAQIETDKVTIDIASPASGVIQEFLVKEGDTVEPGNKVAIISKSADAVSHVAPSEKVAEKPAAKPSPPAETPKVESTKVAEKPKAPSPPPPTKQSAKEPQLPPKDRERRVPMTRLRKRVATRLKDSQNTFALLTTFNEVDMTNLMKLRSQYKDAFFEKHGVKLGLMSGFIKAAVSALQAQPVVNAVIDGDDIIYRDYVDISIAVGTSKGLVVPVIRGADQMNFADIEKTINSLAKKANEGTISIDEMAGGSFTVSNGGVYGSLISTPIINPPQSAILGMHSIVQRPMVVGGSVVPRPMMYVALTYDHRLIDGREAVYFLRRIKDVVEDPQRLLLDI
- the LOC106322438 gene encoding rab3 GTPase-activating protein catalytic subunit-like isoform X4, producing MALPFYDHNLYILKAKQEQEAKASDVGYLLESLKTVDVKSIPRTSIVKQLATAIEAGKRATTVKDFVASSGSSSPVKERGALSLSAVKSLVLGEKEDKVGFDSGDEEKLVSLVNALFNVESNFLIRMIVSDLGSPTRRASFAKDLHAAPPCSFVVKLAEVIGSFTTPRRMALFWCRVVDELRRFWKEEKQIPWITLDENPDLKSCLLHQWLQVINCCLARKARRVAASEALDAVLRQASSANEESYVSEATASPVSLLYAKSSTGELILRLGVYHQVENLTMLETGEPVYAPVTQEGPLLTEDLIKETEELVLRRGSMGAGCSQLLSDMQAFKAANPGCILEDFVRWHSPSDWTENDTSSGDDSSPLRGQLSTRMQKEGNLWRELWETAKPLPAVKQTPLYDEDLAVEGILNSLEDIPAAELFEQLFVSLVALGFVMVEPVVATNEDLTKLFFECKEYVVAICQGGACTDKLDDLCQVYETVETMLKRPEEVLRSMKQTTEESPSSGNETKRRFKRLGFIFRGKEGNQKRVPSETEHKSREQSPRQSFSSLFDGKSSLFAKKPPRPDNGTLI
- the LOC106322438 gene encoding uncharacterized protein LOC106322438 isoform X3, whose product is MHNKAQLSFNLMDAAPPSSLVSKARTAFNSTAAKAERVFTDLKSDPEEEEEQQQSTRNDNDSKEENGVKPEGWRAAHTRKKKEWQNKLRNLRIGRKEVVEEDKEKAEEDSAMALPFYDHNLYILKAKQEQEAKASDVGYLLESLKTVDVKSIPRTSIVKQLATAIEAGKRATTVKDFVASSGSSSPVKERGALSLSAVKSLVLGEKEDKVGFDSGDEEKLVSLVNALFNVESNFLIRMIVSDLGSPTRRASFAKDLHAAPPCSFVVKLAEVIGSFTTPRRMALFWCRVVDELRRFWKEEKQIPWITLDENPDLKSCLLHQWLQVINCCLARKARRVAASEALDAVLRQASSANEESYVSEATASPVSLLYAKSSTGELILRLGVYHQVENLTMLETGEPVYAPVTQEGPLLTEDLIKETEELVLRRGSMGAGCSQLLSDMQAFKAANPGCILEDFVRWHSPSDWTENDTSSGDDSSPLRGQLSTRMQKEGNLWRELWETAKPLPAVKQTPLYDEDLAVEGILNSLEDIPAAELFEQLFVSLVALGFVMVEPVVATNEDLTKLFFECKEYVVAICQGGACTDKLDDLCQVYETVETMLKRPEEVLRSMKQTTEESPSSGNETKRRFKRLGFIFRGKEGNQKRVPSETEHKSREQSPRQSFSSLFDGKSSLFAKKPPRPDNGTLI
- the LOC106322438 gene encoding uncharacterized protein LOC106322438 isoform X2, giving the protein MHNKAQLSFNLMDAAPPSSLVSKARTAFNSTAAKAERVFTDLKSDPEEEEEEQQQSTRNDNDSKEENGVKPEGWRAAHTRKKKEWQNKLRNLRIGRKEVVEEDKEKAEEDSAMALPFYDHNLYILKAKQEQEAKASDVGYLLESLKTVDVKSIPRTSIVKQLATAIEAGKRATTVKDFVASSGSSSPVKERGALSLSAVKSLVLGEKEDKVGFDSGDEEKLVSLVNALFNVESNFLIRMIVSDLGSPTRRASFAKDLHAAPPCSFVVKLAEVIGSFTTPRRMALFWCRVVDELRRFWKEEKQIPWITLDENPDLKSCLLHQWLQVINCCLARKARRVAASEALDAVLRQASSANEESYVSEATASPVSLLYAKSSTGELILRLGVYHQVENLTMLETGEPVYAPVTQEGPLLTEDLIKETEELVLRRGSMGAGCSQLLSDMQAFKAANPGCILEDFVRWHSPSDWTENDTSSGDDSSPLRGQLSTRMQKEGNLWRELWETAKPLPAVKQTPLYDEDLAVEGILNSLEDIPAAELFEQLFVSLVALGFVMVEPVVATNEDLTKLFFECKEYVVAICQGGACTDKLDDLCQVYETVETMLKRPEEVLRSMKQTTEESPSSGNETKRRFKRLGFIFRGKEGNQKRVPSETEHKSREQSPRQSFSSLFDGKSSLFAKKPPRPDNGTLI
- the LOC106322438 gene encoding uncharacterized protein LOC106322438 isoform X1 translates to MHNKAQLSFNLMDAAPPSSLVSKARTAFNSTAAKAERVFTDLKSDPGIVEEEEEEQQQSTRNDNDSKEENGVKPEGWRAAHTRKKKEWQNKLRNLRIGRKEVVEEDKEKAEEDSAMALPFYDHNLYILKAKQEQEAKASDVGYLLESLKTVDVKSIPRTSIVKQLATAIEAGKRATTVKDFVASSGSSSPVKERGALSLSAVKSLVLGEKEDKVGFDSGDEEKLVSLVNALFNVESNFLIRMIVSDLGSPTRRASFAKDLHAAPPCSFVVKLAEVIGSFTTPRRMALFWCRVVDELRRFWKEEKQIPWITLDENPDLKSCLLHQWLQVINCCLARKARRVAASEALDAVLRQASSANEESYVSEATASPVSLLYAKSSTGELILRLGVYHQVENLTMLETGEPVYAPVTQEGPLLTEDLIKETEELVLRRGSMGAGCSQLLSDMQAFKAANPGCILEDFVRWHSPSDWTENDTSSGDDSSPLRGQLSTRMQKEGNLWRELWETAKPLPAVKQTPLYDEDLAVEGILNSLEDIPAAELFEQLFVSLVALGFVMVEPVVATNEDLTKLFFECKEYVVAICQGGACTDKLDDLCQVYETVETMLKRPEEVLRSMKQTTEESPSSGNETKRRFKRLGFIFRGKEGNQKRVPSETEHKSREQSPRQSFSSLFDGKSSLFAKKPPRPDNGTLI